A window of the Tunturibacter empetritectus genome harbors these coding sequences:
- a CDS encoding ester cyclase, translating into MTTQTQTMTTKEVADKLVGLCREGKFKEATESLYSDEIVSMEAGAPPGGSREAKGLKAVKEKGEWWEANHEVHSATVEGPLVAGSHFACTFKLDVTFKPQNRRFVMEEVAVYKVVDGKVVYEEFFYNM; encoded by the coding sequence ATGACGACGCAGACACAGACGATGACGACGAAGGAAGTGGCGGATAAGCTGGTTGGTCTTTGCCGAGAGGGCAAGTTCAAGGAGGCAACGGAGAGCTTGTACTCGGATGAGATTGTGAGCATGGAGGCGGGCGCGCCGCCGGGAGGGTCGCGCGAGGCCAAGGGGTTGAAGGCGGTGAAGGAGAAGGGCGAGTGGTGGGAGGCGAACCATGAGGTTCATTCGGCCACGGTGGAGGGACCGCTGGTGGCGGGGTCGCACTTTGCGTGCACCTTCAAGCTGGATGTGACGTTCAAACCGCAGAACCGGCGATTTGTGATGGAAGAGGTTGCGGTGTACAAGGTTGTGGACGGCAAGGTGGTCTACGAAGAGTTCTTCTACAACATGTAG
- a CDS encoding S53 family peptidase yields MATQKKTLAASPRTTLPGSERELFRPSTAEPATEKPAPSSGKITVSVIVRRKTPLKAASRLGKQRLTRAQYKQSHAADHAAVKLVRAFAKEFGLTVVPDPLSLECRTIKLSGTSAAMQKAFGVTLVHTTYDGATYRVREGSITLPSQLVGPVEAVLGLDNRPQAQPHFRIAGQTGDLASKLAQGGGFAQPHSAVAHAAATNISYTPPQVAALYQFPANASAAGQTIGLIELGGGYKTADLTAYFKTLNQKAPKVTAISVDGGKNTPTNVNSADGEVMLDIEVAAAVAPGANIVVYFAPNTDQGFIDAVSTAVHDTTNKPSVISISWGGPESSWTTQSLNALDAACQSAAALGITITVAAGDNGSTDTVTDGQNHVDFPASSPHVLACGGTKLIATGSTITSEVVWNELASNEGATGGGVSNFFPLPTWQANAGVAAPTTSTGGRGVPDVAGNADPSTGYTIRVDGQTLPIGGTSAVAPLWAGLIALANAQNGTSAGFIQPALYAAKGKAAFNDITSGTNYSGTPVGFTAGPGWDACTGLGSPIGTKLITVVSPSTSASKATSKTGKSKAVKNKGSKKKPVRTRPAQKPHAGANRRKASAGKHR; encoded by the coding sequence ATGGCAACCCAAAAGAAAACCCTCGCAGCGTCCCCCCGAACCACCCTACCCGGCAGCGAAAGAGAGCTCTTCCGACCCTCTACGGCTGAGCCTGCCACCGAAAAGCCCGCACCCTCCAGCGGTAAGATCACCGTCTCAGTCATCGTCCGCCGCAAGACCCCCCTCAAAGCCGCCAGCCGCCTCGGCAAGCAGCGCCTCACCCGCGCCCAATACAAGCAAAGCCACGCCGCCGACCACGCCGCCGTCAAACTCGTCCGCGCCTTCGCCAAAGAGTTCGGCCTCACCGTCGTGCCCGACCCCCTCAGCCTCGAGTGCCGCACCATCAAGCTCTCCGGCACCTCAGCCGCCATGCAAAAGGCCTTCGGCGTCACCCTCGTCCACACGACCTACGACGGCGCAACCTACCGCGTCCGCGAGGGCAGCATCACCCTTCCCTCACAACTCGTCGGCCCCGTCGAAGCTGTCCTCGGACTCGACAACCGCCCCCAGGCCCAGCCTCACTTTCGCATCGCAGGCCAGACCGGCGACCTCGCCTCAAAGCTAGCCCAGGGCGGAGGCTTCGCCCAACCCCACTCCGCCGTAGCCCACGCCGCCGCCACCAACATCTCCTACACTCCACCCCAGGTCGCCGCACTCTACCAGTTCCCCGCCAACGCCTCTGCCGCCGGCCAAACCATCGGCCTCATCGAACTCGGCGGCGGCTACAAAACCGCTGACCTCACCGCCTACTTCAAGACCCTCAACCAGAAGGCCCCCAAAGTCACCGCAATCTCCGTCGACGGCGGCAAGAACACCCCCACCAACGTCAACAGCGCCGACGGCGAAGTCATGCTCGACATCGAAGTCGCCGCCGCCGTAGCCCCCGGCGCAAACATCGTCGTCTACTTCGCCCCCAACACCGACCAGGGCTTCATCGACGCCGTCTCCACCGCCGTCCACGACACCACCAACAAGCCCAGCGTCATCTCCATCAGCTGGGGCGGCCCCGAATCCTCCTGGACCACCCAATCCCTCAACGCCCTCGACGCCGCCTGCCAGTCCGCCGCCGCCCTCGGCATCACCATCACCGTCGCCGCCGGAGACAACGGCTCCACCGACACCGTCACCGACGGCCAGAACCACGTCGACTTCCCCGCCTCCAGCCCCCACGTCCTCGCCTGCGGAGGCACCAAGCTCATCGCCACCGGCTCCACCATCACCTCCGAGGTCGTCTGGAACGAGCTCGCCAGCAACGAAGGCGCAACCGGCGGCGGCGTCAGCAACTTCTTCCCTCTGCCCACCTGGCAGGCCAACGCAGGCGTCGCCGCCCCCACCACATCAACTGGCGGCCGCGGCGTCCCCGACGTCGCCGGCAACGCCGACCCCTCCACCGGCTACACCATCCGCGTCGACGGCCAGACCCTCCCCATCGGCGGCACCAGCGCTGTCGCTCCCCTCTGGGCTGGCCTCATCGCTCTGGCCAATGCGCAAAACGGAACCTCCGCAGGATTCATTCAACCCGCCCTCTACGCTGCCAAAGGCAAAGCCGCCTTCAACGACATCACCTCCGGCACCAACTACTCCGGCACTCCCGTAGGCTTTACCGCTGGCCCCGGCTGGGACGCCTGCACCGGCCTAGGCTCCCCCATCGGCACAAAACTCATCACTGTCGTCAGCCCATCCACCAGCGCATCGAAGGCCACATCGAAGACCGGAAAGAGCAAGGCCGTAAAAAATAAGGGCAGCAAGAAAAAGCCCGTCCGCACGCGCCCCGCACAGAAGCCTCACGCCGGAGCCAACCGGCGCAAGGCCTCTGCAGGCAAACACAGATAG